The genomic window CCCATCAACTCACCATCAGGGAAGGTGGAAATATCACCCGAACCCGATCAATCCAGAAGCTGGAGTATTTGTGTTTGAAGAGGTTCAGAAGTCTAAAAAGCAATGGGGAATTATCAAAGACTGTGTGAGGAGGAAGCAAAAGGGTGATCAATATAAAAGACAACAAGCTAGAGAAGATGATCGATGAGTTCCTGAAAAGAACTCACTACTCAAGTCCCATCGAATATCTAGAGAGCAAGATTAAGAGAGATCATGCCATGGTGATGAAAAACAAAAAAGTTGGATAGTGATCAATGGTCACTTTTAAGGACTTCAGGCATAAAACGAATGAGATCCTACTTTTAAACTACGAAGAGAGCGCTTTCTACATTTACCGAACAGACACCAAACTGTGCTTGCCCGTGGTTTACAAGGTTCTGGAAGCGGTTCCTCACGATCTTTTGGTACTAGGTCCCTGTTTGGCGTCAGGGGCAGCAGTAAGACCTTCACGAACGCCTACAGCAAGCGTTTACACGTGGATTATTCGAGGAAAACCCAAGCAAAAGAATCCGTTTCAAGGGCATCTGGGATGCTCAGGGGAACTTCCACGACTTCGATTAAGGGCTTCATGAACTTCTGGACTGATCCGAATAGCTTTGTGCAGATTAAAATTGGTATTTGAATCGACCTTTATTCGAAACCTGATTACAGTCTCCGTGTACTCCTCTTCAATGACTGACAAGTGGCATAGCCCAGCACGTAAATATTGACATCACTAAATGCTTAGATATTGCTCTACTTGAAAGCTAGCTTATACTAGATTTCTTGCTTGTACATCCTCTTTGCTCCAATCCTTATAAGAACAATTTCCCGATCCTTCCTTAAGAACGTGAATATCGGTAGACCACATCCCGGCGCATCTATTGCCAGAGATGTTATAATGAAACCTATTAAAGACATGCAAGTCAGTGTATACCTGTATTGATTTGTTTGCTGGTTGCGGGGGGCTTAGTACAGGCTTGGAACTTGCCGGATTTCAAGTTCTTTTTGCAAATGAAATACATCAGTCTTATTCAACATCCCTTAAGGCGAATCATCCTGGGACTTTGGTAGATGTAGACGACATTCGTCTAACCTCACCCTGCTTAATCTACAATTCTCTTGGTATAAAGAGAGGCGAGCTGGACCTAGTAGCAGGGGGGACCGCCTTGTCAGGGATTTAGTGTAAACGTTCCAGTTCGTAAGGATTCTGATGAAAGAAATCATCTTTTCCACGACTTCATTCTTTATGTAAAAGAGTTCGAGCCTAAGCTAGTCCTCATCGAAAATGTGCCCGGTATGGTTTCATACGAGAAGAGCGAAACGGTTAGATCAATCAAAAGTGCTC from cyanobiont of Ornithocercus magnificus includes these protein-coding regions:
- a CDS encoding DNA (cytosine-5-)-methyltransferase; translation: MYTCIDLFAGCGGLSTGLELAGFQVLFANEIHQSYSTSLKANHPGTLVDVDDIRLTSPCLIYNSLGIKRGELDLVAGGTALSGI